From one Paractinoplanes brasiliensis genomic stretch:
- the rph gene encoding rifamycin-inactivating phosphotransferase: MILGFGEIDRTMVAAVGGKGAHLGELSRIDGVRVPEGFVVTTGAYRRMLAAAEGLDPLLRELAQATGRDRIRALSAEVRRVIEATAVPGDLAGAIADAVGEGAYAVRSSATAEDLPTASFAGQQDSYLNVVGAGAVVRHVSRCWASLFTERAVTYRLRNGFDHRRVLMAVVVQRMVFPEVSGVLFTADPVTGNRHVTTVDASFGLGEALVSGLVNPDVFRVRDGVVVERALAVKQRAVRPSAAGGTEEVAVDPGQRGLPALTDSQAVRLAALGRTIEAHFGKPQDVEWCLDGDGFQVVQSRPITTLFPIPEAAGPGNRVYLSVGHQQMMTDPMKPLGISMWQLTALAPMFSAGGRLFVDATPRLVTPAGRAGLLELAGKSDPLVGDALQTVFDRDFVPLQPDAPAAPPPLGAGSTDPIATDPGIVAELVRRTEDSLAALKRDIATKSGPALFDFLLDAIEEHKRLLTDPLSMRALTAGMGATWWLNDHLLEWLGERNVADTLTLSAPGNITSEMGLALLDVADVIRPYGEVVAFLGTAGDDFLDELPELAGGAEARDAIRSYLDRYGMRCAGEIDITRPRWSEQPSTLVPLILDNVRSFEPGEAARRFEQGRQRAARKEREVLERLRALPDGEEKARETQQMIDRVRTFIGYREFPKYGIVSRYLVYKQALLAEADRLRLPDREDIYFLTFQELSDAVRDQAVDAALIAARKEEFRSYANLSAPRILTSEGEGISGSYRRDDLPAGALAGVPVSAGTAEGRARVVLDMAQADVSPGDILVTAYTDPSWSPLFVAVSGLVTEVGGVMTHGAVIAREYGLPAVVGVENATRLIPDGAHIRVHGTEGYIEILDDQEPATVAG; the protein is encoded by the coding sequence ATGATTCTGGGGTTCGGCGAGATCGATCGGACGATGGTCGCCGCGGTGGGGGGCAAGGGCGCTCACCTGGGGGAATTGTCGCGGATTGACGGCGTACGGGTGCCGGAAGGTTTTGTCGTGACGACCGGGGCGTATCGGCGAATGCTCGCAGCCGCGGAAGGCCTCGACCCGCTCCTGCGGGAGCTGGCGCAGGCAACCGGCCGGGACAGGATCCGTGCGCTGAGCGCGGAGGTCCGCCGGGTGATCGAGGCGACCGCCGTGCCGGGTGACCTGGCAGGTGCGATCGCCGACGCGGTGGGCGAGGGGGCGTACGCGGTGCGGTCCAGCGCGACGGCCGAGGACCTGCCGACCGCCTCTTTCGCCGGGCAGCAGGACAGCTACCTCAACGTCGTCGGCGCCGGGGCGGTCGTGCGGCACGTCAGCCGGTGCTGGGCCTCGTTGTTCACCGAGCGGGCGGTCACCTATCGGCTGCGCAACGGCTTCGACCACCGCCGCGTGCTGATGGCCGTCGTCGTGCAGCGGATGGTGTTCCCGGAGGTGTCGGGCGTCCTGTTCACCGCCGACCCGGTCACCGGCAACCGGCACGTCACCACCGTGGACGCGAGTTTCGGGCTCGGCGAGGCGCTGGTGTCGGGCCTGGTCAACCCGGACGTGTTCCGGGTGCGCGACGGCGTCGTCGTGGAACGGGCGCTCGCCGTCAAGCAGCGGGCCGTGCGCCCGTCGGCAGCCGGGGGCACCGAGGAGGTCGCGGTCGATCCGGGGCAGCGGGGACTGCCGGCGCTCACGGACTCCCAGGCCGTACGGCTGGCCGCCCTCGGCCGCACGATCGAGGCGCACTTCGGGAAACCGCAGGACGTCGAATGGTGTCTCGACGGTGACGGCTTCCAGGTGGTGCAGAGTCGGCCGATCACCACGCTGTTCCCGATCCCCGAGGCGGCCGGGCCGGGCAACCGCGTGTACCTCTCGGTCGGGCATCAGCAGATGATGACCGACCCGATGAAACCGCTCGGGATCTCGATGTGGCAGCTGACCGCCCTCGCCCCGATGTTCTCGGCCGGCGGGCGGCTCTTCGTCGACGCCACCCCGCGGCTGGTCACGCCGGCGGGCCGGGCCGGGCTCCTGGAGCTGGCCGGCAAGTCGGACCCGCTGGTCGGCGACGCCCTGCAGACCGTTTTCGACCGTGACTTCGTGCCCTTGCAGCCGGACGCCCCGGCCGCGCCGCCGCCGCTGGGCGCCGGGTCGACCGACCCGATCGCCACCGATCCGGGCATCGTGGCCGAGCTGGTCCGGCGTACGGAGGACTCTCTTGCCGCCCTCAAGCGGGACATCGCCACGAAGTCCGGGCCGGCGCTGTTCGACTTCCTGCTCGACGCCATCGAGGAGCACAAGCGCCTGCTCACCGACCCGTTGAGCATGCGGGCGCTGACGGCGGGCATGGGCGCGACCTGGTGGCTCAACGATCACCTGCTCGAGTGGCTGGGCGAGCGGAACGTGGCCGACACGCTCACCTTGTCAGCACCGGGCAACATCACCTCCGAGATGGGGCTGGCGCTTCTGGACGTGGCCGACGTGATCCGCCCGTACGGGGAAGTTGTGGCTTTTCTGGGCACGGCCGGGGACGACTTCCTCGACGAGCTGCCGGAACTGGCCGGTGGGGCCGAGGCGCGCGACGCGATCCGGTCCTATCTGGACCGGTACGGGATGCGGTGCGCCGGCGAGATCGACATCACGCGGCCGAGGTGGAGCGAGCAGCCGTCGACGCTGGTGCCGCTGATCCTGGACAACGTGCGCAGTTTCGAGCCGGGCGAGGCGGCGCGGCGTTTCGAGCAGGGCCGGCAGCGGGCGGCCCGCAAGGAGCGGGAGGTGCTGGAGCGGCTGCGCGCCCTGCCGGACGGCGAGGAGAAGGCCCGCGAGACCCAGCAGATGATCGACCGGGTGCGCACGTTCATCGGCTATCGCGAGTTCCCCAAGTACGGGATCGTCAGCCGTTACCTCGTCTACAAGCAGGCGCTGCTGGCCGAGGCCGACCGGCTCAGGTTGCCGGATCGCGAAGACATCTACTTCTTGACGTTTCAAGAGCTTTCCGACGCCGTACGCGATCAGGCCGTCGACGCCGCACTCATCGCTGCCCGGAAAGAGGAGTTCCGCTCGTACGCCAATCTGTCCGCCCCGCGGATCCTCACCTCGGAGGGCGAGGGCATCTCGGGCTCGTACCGCCGCGACGACCTGCCCGCCGGGGCACTGGCCGGGGTGCCCGTCTCGGCCGGAACCGCCGAGGGCCGGGCCCGGGTCGTCCTCGACATGGCGCAGGCCGACGTCTCGCCGGGCGACATCCTGGTCACCGCCTACACCGACCCGAGCTGGTCCCCGCTGTTCGTCGCCGTGTCCGGCCTGGTGACGGAGGTCGGCGGCGTCATGACCCACGGCGCGGTGATCGCCCGCGAATACGGCCTGCCCGCGGTGGTCGGCGTCGAGAACGCCACCCGTCTCATCCCCGACGGCGCCCACATCCGCGTGCACGGCACCGAGGGCTACATCGAGATCCTCGATGATCAGGAACCCGCAACCGTCGCGGGATGA
- a CDS encoding FtsX-like permease family protein, whose product MIAVALRNLRHRPGGFVATFLSSFLGAALIMAFASLLDTASGVPATGGNESLVTTALVGGGWCLVIVAFAVTSTLSLAVRRRSEQIALLRRAGATWPQIGRMVVGEAAAVALLASAAAVPVGWLLGRVLVSLLKDTGQVASDVSPSFAVIALGMGFGVTLLGSLAAGIATARRVRAASTRRERPRLRRAGAVLFLLMGANCSVLTVTIMDGRGIDAMQTAGQAGIWAAIGLALLAPELLRLVTVVLGPLVRASGVAGSLAVTGVHSRTRQLASAVMPVLLFTGVATGTVYMQGIEDRAAEGQVQAAYARDIQTLNYVVVGMITLFVAIMLVNTLVAATAHRRREFAQHRLAGATRGQVLAMVSLEGVLITVTGVLGGLAASMFTILPFGSARADRLWPSASPWAFAVIALSAVALTASATIHTTRRTLRTPATTAVRA is encoded by the coding sequence ATGATCGCCGTCGCCCTGCGCAACCTGCGGCACCGTCCCGGCGGTTTCGTCGCCACGTTCCTCTCGTCGTTCCTGGGAGCGGCGCTCATCATGGCGTTCGCGTCGTTGCTGGACACCGCGTCGGGGGTCCCGGCCACCGGCGGCAACGAGTCGCTGGTCACCACGGCCCTGGTCGGCGGCGGCTGGTGCCTGGTCATCGTGGCGTTCGCGGTGACCTCGACGCTCAGCCTGGCCGTGCGCCGGCGCTCCGAGCAGATCGCCCTGCTGCGGCGGGCCGGCGCGACCTGGCCGCAGATCGGCCGGATGGTCGTGGGGGAGGCCGCGGCGGTGGCCCTGCTCGCGTCGGCGGCCGCCGTGCCGGTCGGGTGGCTGCTCGGCCGGGTGCTGGTGTCGCTGCTGAAGGACACCGGGCAGGTCGCCTCGGACGTGTCGCCGTCCTTCGCCGTCATCGCCCTGGGAATGGGTTTCGGGGTGACGCTGCTGGGTTCGCTCGCGGCCGGGATCGCGACCGCTCGACGGGTCCGGGCCGCGTCGACGCGTCGTGAACGCCCCCGGCTGCGGCGGGCCGGTGCCGTGCTGTTCCTGCTGATGGGCGCGAACTGCTCGGTGCTCACCGTGACGATCATGGACGGCAGGGGCATCGACGCCATGCAGACGGCGGGGCAGGCCGGCATCTGGGCCGCGATCGGTCTGGCCCTGCTCGCCCCGGAGCTGCTGCGCCTCGTCACGGTGGTTCTCGGGCCCCTCGTACGGGCTTCCGGCGTCGCCGGCTCGCTGGCGGTCACCGGTGTGCATTCCCGGACACGGCAGCTGGCGTCAGCGGTCATGCCGGTGCTGCTGTTCACCGGCGTCGCCACCGGAACCGTGTACATGCAGGGCATCGAGGACCGGGCGGCGGAGGGCCAGGTCCAGGCCGCGTACGCCCGCGACATCCAGACCCTGAACTACGTGGTCGTCGGCATGATCACCCTGTTCGTGGCCATCATGCTGGTGAACACGCTGGTCGCCGCGACGGCCCACCGCCGCCGCGAGTTCGCCCAGCACCGCCTGGCCGGCGCGACGCGGGGCCAGGTGCTCGCCATGGTGTCCCTGGAGGGCGTGCTGATCACCGTCACCGGCGTGCTGGGCGGGCTGGCCGCCTCGATGTTCACGATCCTGCCGTTCGGCTCGGCCCGTGCCGACCGGCTCTGGCCGTCAGCCTCACCGTGGGCTTTCGCGGTCATCGCGCTGTCCGCAGTGGCCCTGACCGCCTCCGCCACGATCCACACCACCCGCCGTACGCTCCGAACCCCGGCCACCACAGCCGTTCGCGCATGA
- a CDS encoding ABC transporter ATP-binding protein, with translation MTDIVRVEELYKTYEGGVTALDGVTAGFPAGSFTAVMGPSGSGKSTLLHCAAGLDRPTGGRVFIDGTELTATKDTPMTKFRRTRVGFVFQDHNLLPSLTVEQNTVLSLRLAGRRPDRRRVRGVLEHLGLGDRPAELPERLSGGQRQRVAVARALVTEPAVIFADEPTGALDLRSARGVLTLLRTIVHDHGRTVVMVTHDPVAAAYADSVLFLADGRLAGSLHAPSADAVAERLAHLGDQVGGVLA, from the coding sequence ATGACCGACATCGTCAGGGTAGAAGAGCTGTACAAGACGTACGAGGGTGGCGTCACCGCGCTGGACGGCGTCACGGCCGGTTTCCCCGCCGGCAGCTTCACGGCGGTGATGGGGCCGTCCGGCTCGGGCAAGAGCACGCTGCTGCACTGCGCGGCGGGGCTCGACCGGCCGACCGGGGGCCGCGTGTTCATCGACGGCACCGAGCTGACGGCCACCAAGGACACCCCGATGACGAAGTTCCGCCGTACGCGGGTGGGGTTCGTCTTTCAGGACCACAACCTGCTGCCGTCGCTGACCGTCGAGCAGAACACCGTGTTGTCGCTGCGCCTGGCCGGGCGGCGACCCGACCGCCGACGGGTGCGCGGCGTGCTCGAGCATCTTGGACTGGGGGACAGGCCGGCCGAGTTGCCCGAACGGCTCTCCGGCGGCCAGCGGCAGCGCGTGGCCGTGGCGCGGGCGCTGGTCACCGAGCCGGCGGTCATCTTCGCCGACGAGCCGACCGGGGCGCTCGACCTGCGCAGCGCACGCGGGGTGCTCACGCTGCTGCGCACGATCGTGCACGACCACGGCCGTACGGTGGTCATGGTCACCCACGACCCGGTCGCCGCCGCGTACGCGGACTCGGTGCTGTTCCTGGCCGACGGGCGGCTGGCCGGTTCGCTGCACGCGCCCTCCGCGGACGCCGTGGCCGAGCGGCTGGCCCACCTGGGCGACCAGGTCGGCGGGGTGCTCGCATGA
- a CDS encoding TetR/AcrR family transcriptional regulator C-terminal domain-containing protein, which yields MSVYRRIAAEIAAGIAAGEPAPGERIMSTRQIMTTYGVAMATASRVIAHLRDEGLVRAKPGVGTVVAIGALPDGTAPDRDRVVRTAITIADAEGLTGLSMRRLAGELRIPTMSVYRHVADKEELVLLMMDKVMAANPPPPRMSPERDGWRACVEALARLQWSMYRRHPWLAQAVSFTRPLLAPHAMAHTEWTMRSFEGLDPDTQFRAAVTVANYVRGTAVNLEEEAQAEQESGLSDTEWLDSQRQRLAAVLATGELPLMARFIASDDREFDLDILFDFGLRRLLDGLETLLDQGLRPTPP from the coding sequence ATGAGCGTCTATCGCCGGATCGCCGCCGAGATCGCCGCGGGCATCGCCGCCGGTGAACCCGCTCCCGGCGAGCGCATCATGTCGACGCGTCAGATCATGACCACGTACGGGGTGGCCATGGCGACCGCGAGCAGGGTCATCGCCCACCTGCGCGACGAGGGCCTCGTACGGGCGAAACCGGGTGTCGGGACGGTCGTCGCGATCGGCGCCCTGCCCGACGGCACAGCACCCGACCGCGACCGGGTCGTCCGCACCGCCATCACGATCGCCGACGCCGAAGGGCTGACCGGGTTGTCGATGCGGCGGCTGGCCGGTGAACTCCGCATCCCCACCATGTCCGTCTATCGGCACGTGGCCGACAAGGAGGAACTTGTCCTGCTGATGATGGACAAGGTGATGGCGGCCAACCCTCCCCCGCCGCGGATGTCGCCGGAACGGGACGGCTGGCGGGCCTGCGTCGAGGCCCTGGCCCGGCTGCAATGGTCGATGTACCGGCGGCACCCGTGGCTGGCGCAGGCCGTGTCGTTCACCCGTCCGCTGCTCGCGCCGCACGCGATGGCGCACACCGAGTGGACGATGCGGTCCTTCGAGGGGCTCGACCCCGACACCCAGTTCCGCGCGGCGGTGACCGTGGCCAACTACGTACGGGGAACCGCCGTGAATCTTGAAGAGGAGGCGCAGGCCGAGCAGGAATCGGGCCTCAGCGACACCGAATGGCTGGATTCCCAGCGGCAACGCCTGGCCGCTGTCCTCGCCACGGGCGAGCTGCCGTTGATGGCGCGTTTCATCGCGTCCGACGACCGCGAGTTCGACCTCGACATCCTGTTCGACTTCGGCCTGCGACGCCTGCTCGACGGCTTGGAAACGTTGCTGGATCAGGGCTTGCGGCCCACGCCCCCGTAG
- a CDS encoding SAM-dependent methyltransferase, translated as MTEAFDTGRPHPARVYDYLLGGKDNFAADRAAAQQGVAANPNAITAPRQNRAFLQRTVRWLASRRGVRQFLDIGTGLPTRPNVHEVAQSVDPAARIVYADNDPIVLAHARALLAGSPEGRTEYIQADLREPGRILQAPELRDTLDLGQPVAVLLFAVLHFIEDDQDPYGIVKELMSALPGGSYLVVSHITADHDPESWGRFAQIMRGRGIPTRLRSHDEVGRFFDGLELVEPGVVPILSWRPDQEVPFTDAQVALYGGVGRKP; from the coding sequence ATGACCGAGGCCTTTGACACGGGACGTCCCCATCCGGCGCGGGTTTACGACTATCTGCTGGGCGGCAAGGACAATTTCGCCGCGGATCGTGCCGCTGCTCAGCAAGGGGTCGCGGCCAACCCGAACGCGATCACGGCGCCCCGGCAGAACAGGGCGTTCCTGCAGCGGACGGTGCGCTGGCTGGCCTCGCGCCGGGGTGTGCGGCAGTTCCTCGACATCGGCACGGGCCTGCCCACCCGGCCCAACGTGCACGAGGTGGCGCAGAGTGTCGACCCGGCCGCCCGCATCGTCTACGCCGACAACGACCCGATCGTGCTGGCTCACGCGCGCGCCCTCCTGGCCGGCTCCCCGGAGGGACGCACGGAGTACATACAGGCCGACCTGCGGGAGCCGGGGCGGATCCTGCAGGCGCCGGAGCTGCGGGACACCCTCGATCTCGGGCAGCCGGTGGCGGTGCTGCTGTTCGCGGTGCTGCACTTCATCGAGGACGACCAGGACCCGTACGGGATCGTCAAGGAACTCATGAGCGCCCTGCCCGGTGGCAGCTACCTCGTGGTCTCGCACATCACCGCCGACCACGACCCGGAGTCGTGGGGGCGGTTCGCCCAGATCATGCGGGGCCGGGGCATCCCGACCCGGCTGCGGTCGCACGACGAGGTGGGCCGGTTCTTCGACGGTCTCGAGCTGGTTGAGCCCGGCGTGGTGCCGATCCTGAGCTGGCGCCCCGACCAGGAGGTCCCGTTCACCGACGCCCAGGTGGCTCTCTACGGGGGCGTGGGCCGCAAGCCCTGA
- a CDS encoding methyl-accepting chemotaxis protein, giving the protein MSDGTAGKRSTPLSWFRDLRVAGKLIVGFTLACAFTVVVGVVGILRLQETNDRTEGMYQNNLLAVEHVGNVKADLAFIRFQLLNMLISDAAAAKQKAQQQIDQLDADLDEQWAAYQNTGIAGRETQVKAVTDSLAAYRTVRDNELVALASAGNTTRFVAVRTAKADAQITTLTNALTEISDIESAAAAQSLADSRAAATSAKVLIISIIVVSVLLSALIVWLVTRSIVGPLQRTVGVLAGLAEGVMDQRLQVSSRDEMGQMGQSLNSALERLTAAMREIGINVETLASSSEELSAVAKSVNQSAERSAAQAHGASSAAEEISVNISTIAAGSEEIGASITEIARSTSNAAEVAAGAVTTTAEARQILDKLGTSSAEIDDVVKLITSIAEQTNLLALNATIEAARAGEMGKGFAVVASEVKDLAQETARATEDISTRVTAIQGDSQAAVTAITAISEVIQQINDTQTAIAAAVEEQTATTSEMSRNVAEVATGSAEISANVSGVAQAAAETTNAAANTEQTSAELARVAGALQTNLARFRY; this is encoded by the coding sequence GTGTCAGACGGTACAGCTGGAAAGAGGTCGACGCCGTTGTCGTGGTTCCGGGACCTCCGCGTGGCGGGAAAGCTCATTGTCGGCTTCACCCTGGCCTGCGCTTTCACGGTGGTCGTCGGCGTCGTCGGCATACTGCGGCTGCAGGAGACCAACGACCGCACCGAAGGTATGTACCAGAACAACCTGCTGGCCGTCGAGCACGTGGGTAATGTCAAGGCGGACCTGGCCTTCATCCGGTTCCAGCTGCTCAACATGCTCATCTCCGACGCGGCGGCGGCCAAGCAGAAGGCTCAGCAACAGATCGACCAGCTCGACGCCGACCTCGACGAACAGTGGGCGGCCTATCAGAACACCGGCATCGCCGGCCGGGAGACGCAGGTCAAAGCCGTCACCGACAGCCTGGCGGCGTACCGGACCGTCCGTGACAACGAACTCGTTGCCCTGGCGTCGGCCGGCAACACCACCCGGTTCGTCGCGGTGCGCACCGCCAAAGCCGATGCCCAGATCACCACGCTGACGAACGCGCTCACCGAGATCAGCGACATCGAATCAGCGGCGGCGGCCCAGTCGCTGGCGGATTCGCGAGCGGCCGCCACCAGCGCCAAAGTGCTGATCATCAGCATCATCGTCGTGTCGGTGCTGCTGTCCGCGCTGATCGTGTGGCTGGTCACACGCTCCATCGTCGGCCCGCTGCAGCGCACAGTCGGCGTGCTGGCCGGACTCGCCGAGGGCGTCATGGACCAGCGCCTGCAGGTGAGCAGCCGCGACGAGATGGGTCAGATGGGCCAGTCGCTCAACTCGGCTCTCGAGCGGCTGACCGCGGCGATGCGGGAGATCGGGATCAACGTCGAGACACTGGCGTCCTCTTCGGAGGAGCTTTCGGCGGTGGCGAAGTCGGTCAACCAGTCCGCCGAACGATCCGCCGCGCAGGCGCACGGCGCCTCGTCCGCCGCCGAGGAGATCAGCGTCAACATCTCCACCATCGCGGCCGGCTCCGAAGAGATCGGGGCCTCCATCACGGAGATCGCCCGGTCCACCTCCAACGCCGCCGAGGTGGCCGCGGGCGCGGTCACCACCACCGCCGAAGCACGCCAGATCCTCGACAAACTCGGCACCTCCTCGGCCGAGATCGATGACGTGGTCAAGCTGATCACCAGCATCGCGGAGCAGACCAACCTGCTCGCTCTCAACGCCACCATCGAAGCCGCCCGCGCCGGCGAAATGGGCAAGGGGTTCGCGGTGGTCGCCTCCGAGGTCAAGGACCTCGCCCAGGAGACGGCCCGCGCCACCGAGGACATCTCCACCCGGGTCACGGCCATCCAAGGCGACTCACAGGCGGCGGTCACCGCGATCACCGCCATCAGCGAGGTCATTCAGCAGATCAACGACACCCAGACCGCCATCGCCGCCGCCGTGGAGGAGCAGACCGCCACCACCTCCGAGATGAGCCGCAACGTGGCCGAGGTCGCCACGGGCTCCGCCGAGATCAGCGCGAACGTCAGCGGGGTCGCCCAGGCCGCGGCCGAGACCACCAACGCCGCCGCCAACACCGAACAGACCTCCGCCGAGCTCGCCCGCGTCGCCGGCGCCCTGCAGACGAACCTCGCCCGCTTCCGCTACTGA
- a CDS encoding GAF domain-containing protein, producing MTNSPSTPPSSTSSQGTRLLEPARLLAVAAALPDRHASTATGLHTLVDTLAETFPGAVVAANLIWANTSFVLASHGMPEWIAEAGGVPLGWAPCALVVEHDRPLIIDDTHDDPAHVDNPIVTVCGVRSYAGVPLHDPDGHLVGTLILMHTEPRAFKPTDLAALQAAAAHATALLPAHTGV from the coding sequence GTGACCAACAGCCCGTCCACCCCGCCGTCCTCCACCTCCTCGCAGGGCACACGCCTGCTCGAGCCCGCACGGCTGCTGGCGGTGGCGGCGGCGCTGCCCGACCGCCACGCCAGCACCGCGACCGGACTCCACACCCTGGTCGACACCCTCGCCGAGACCTTCCCCGGCGCTGTCGTGGCGGCCAACCTGATCTGGGCGAACACCTCTTTTGTCCTCGCCTCGCACGGCATGCCGGAATGGATCGCCGAGGCGGGCGGCGTCCCCCTCGGCTGGGCGCCGTGCGCGCTGGTGGTGGAACATGACCGCCCCCTGATCATCGACGACACCCACGACGACCCGGCGCATGTGGACAACCCGATCGTCACGGTGTGCGGGGTGCGGTCCTACGCCGGTGTGCCGCTGCACGACCCCGATGGCCACCTCGTCGGCACGTTGATCCTCATGCACACCGAGCCACGCGCGTTCAAGCCCACCGACCTGGCGGCCCTGCAAGCAGCCGCCGCACACGCGACCGCCCTGCTGCCCGCACACACCGGCGTCTGA
- a CDS encoding RipA family octameric membrane protein yields MDGTAVDANGAAPGPVRDPGEQSPDPAQPSGADIEIFKMVAEHFRQDLREFWVRNNMYMLVTGILVSVFSSLGDKGAYKLAVPAFGLLVSIFWFAVSHGSLRWLQIWRNELCKIDREVDRFQVYYRVEHRERARGNVWSPSWVTHLLPVVVGVGWLALLIFAVV; encoded by the coding sequence ATGGACGGCACGGCTGTCGATGCGAACGGTGCGGCCCCAGGCCCGGTGCGCGATCCCGGGGAGCAGTCTCCGGATCCCGCTCAGCCAAGTGGCGCCGACATTGAGATATTCAAGATGGTCGCCGAGCATTTTCGGCAGGACCTACGAGAGTTCTGGGTCCGGAACAACATGTACATGCTTGTCACCGGAATCCTCGTTTCGGTGTTCTCCTCATTGGGGGACAAGGGCGCATACAAGTTGGCGGTGCCCGCCTTCGGCCTGCTCGTGAGCATATTCTGGTTCGCGGTCTCTCATGGGAGTCTGCGATGGCTGCAGATCTGGCGGAATGAACTGTGCAAGATCGATCGTGAGGTTGACAGATTCCAGGTCTACTACCGAGTCGAGCATCGGGAAAGAGCACGCGGAAACGTGTGGTCACCGTCCTGGGTGACTCATCTTCTTCCCGTGGTGGTCGGTGTCGGGTGGCTGGCTCTTCTGATCTTCGCTGTGGTCTGA